A single window of Candidatus Falkowbacteria bacterium DNA harbors:
- a CDS encoding type 1 glutamine amidotransferase-like domain-containing protein has protein sequence MTKKIVLIGGGEIQSAQTAEIDKRIIGLAGGDAKCLFFPTAAGDSDEYIKIFEKYYSELGCSTVSSAKLSSESFEEIKNKIQNSNLIYLGGGDTCCLINKFKEQNIVNELEEFLGRGGVLSGISAGASALTGISIVSELDEELCFEKGFGFLSKYIVLPHYQKAYFDILQQIKTKYPDKTVLGIADLAAVFIDDEEIELFSIVEKI, from the coding sequence ATGACAAAGAAAATAGTTTTAATCGGTGGTGGCGAAATTCAATCAGCACAGACAGCGGAAATTGATAAAAGAATTATTGGTTTAGCTGGAGGTGATGCTAAGTGTTTGTTTTTCCCTACAGCGGCAGGTGATTCAGATGAATATATTAAAATTTTTGAGAAATATTATTCTGAGTTAGGTTGTAGCACAGTAAGCTCAGCCAAGTTGAGTTCAGAATCGTTTGAGGAAATAAAAAATAAAATCCAAAATTCTAATTTGATTTACTTGGGCGGAGGCGATACTTGTTGCTTGATAAATAAATTCAAAGAACAAAACATTGTAAATGAATTGGAAGAATTTTTAGGAAGAGGTGGAGTTTTGTCGGGAATTAGTGCTGGTGCATCAGCTTTGACGGGGATAAGTATAGTTTCTGAATTGGATGAAGAATTGTGTTTCGAAAAAGGATTTGGTTTTCTGTCGAAATATATTGTATTACCACACTATCAAAAAGCATATTTTGATATCTTGCAACAAATCAAAACAAAATATCCAGATAAAACAGTACTTGGCATAGCTGATTTGGCTGCAGTTTTTATAGATGATGAAGAAATTGAATTGTTTTCAATTGTCGAAAAAATATAA
- a CDS encoding radical SAM protein yields the protein MTKKLICKTAFIIITSSCNVNCLHCFYNQDSFRKKADRLSQENLDSILNKVKDAGFTEVCLTGGEPMTRKKEVLFCVQRCKELGLDVNVDTNGIFLNSEIVKELSDAGVTKLFLSAMYLNKQLLVDLQSNKIPFSVVHILTKENLESLPEVIKQADKNGHELVIQPAYINKDNKYYDRLSFRNLSEVQWNYLITEIKPWLEKNKKQKYWSLIQGYYNKTKGAVKPTYCHMGVDDLVVDSDGSVFPCFHRQDLLAGNIVTDDFDLILRNLVKFSKQTKSAKCFGEHCLSLYYSI from the coding sequence ATGACCAAGAAATTAATTTGTAAAACTGCGTTTATTATTATTACAAGTAGTTGCAATGTGAATTGTTTGCATTGTTTTTATAATCAGGATTCTTTTCGAAAAAAGGCAGATCGTCTTAGTCAAGAAAATTTAGATTCAATTTTGAACAAAGTGAAAGATGCTGGGTTCACAGAGGTTTGTCTTACTGGCGGAGAGCCAATGACTAGAAAAAAGGAGGTTTTGTTTTGTGTTCAACGTTGCAAGGAGTTGGGGTTGGACGTCAATGTTGATACTAACGGGATATTTTTGAATAGTGAGATTGTAAAAGAGTTGAGTGACGCGGGTGTTACGAAATTATTTTTGTCGGCAATGTATTTAAATAAACAGTTATTGGTTGATTTGCAGAGCAATAAAATTCCATTTTCGGTTGTTCATATATTAACTAAGGAGAATTTGGAAAGTTTGCCAGAGGTTATTAAGCAAGCTGATAAAAATGGTCATGAACTTGTTATCCAACCAGCATATATTAATAAAGATAATAAATATTACGATAGATTAAGCTTTAGGAATTTATCAGAGGTACAATGGAACTATTTAATAACTGAAATCAAGCCTTGGCTTGAGAAAAATAAAAAACAAAAATACTGGAGTTTAATTCAGGGATATTATAATAAAACAAAGGGAGCAGTTAAACCTACTTATTGTCACATGGGTGTTGACGATTTGGTTGTTGATTCAGATGGTTCTGTTTTTCCTTGTTTTCATCGCCAAGATTTATTAGCTGGAAATATTGTCACGGATGATTTTGACTTGATATTAAGAAATTTAGTTAAATTTTCTAAGCAAACTAAATCAGCTAAGTGTTTTGGCGAGCATTGTTTATCATTATATTATTCAATATGA